The genomic DNA CTAGAGCCCAGGGAAAAGCGAAGTCGTCCTTTCTGTAACCTAGGGTAGGCAGCGAAAATTTGATGTCCCTTTCGTTTGGGGGTGTTGCATTAACCGCTGAAAGGAATAGGTCCTGTAGGTCCTTTACTGCCCACGGCTTTCCTAGTCCGAGAAAATAGAGGATCAAATCCTTTCGCATGTCGTCTAGGTGTTCCTCGGCATCTTTGCGCGCAAGTATTCTTGTCTTGGGTGCCGACATGTTTAGGTGTCGAGCCCTGAAGGCTCGATTTATGCGCTGGAGGGTCGAGCGCAATTTTTCTTCGTTCGAATCGAACAGATACATGTCATCTGAATAGCGGATGAATCTGATGTCGAACTGCTGGATCAGGTTATCAACCGGGAGTAGGTAGGCGTTGGCCAAAATGCCCGACGCGGCCGATCCCTGTGGTAGACCCCAAGTGTGACACTGGCGCTCGAAACCATTGAGAAAGCCCCATAGCTGTGTAACGACGTCTTCGCCGACGCCGAAAGCCGCTAGGTCCATCGAAAGCACATCAATTTCAACGTGTTCATAAAATGAGGCGATGTCGGTTTTCGCCATCAGTAGATTTTTGTCTGCCGAAAGAAAGTCGCGCGCGGTTTTACGCATCAGCTTCCAGTCCGCGACTGAATGCACCGATCGATGTCTAGAGCGATGATTAAACACCGAATCTGAGAGGAGCGGGTCAATAGATTCTGCAACTTCAAACGCCAGGGCCTCATATATGAGGCGATCTTGCACCGAGAGCCTTGCGAGTGGGCGAGTGCTTATGTAGTCCTTCGGGTGCTCCACGAGCTCAATATGATTAGGCGTGTACTGGGTGTTGTGAAGGTGTTCCAGCACTTCGGAGCGATAGTCTTTCCAGAATGGCCTCAAGTCGCGAAAATTGATCACGTCTGGAAGATCGAGTCGGCCTTCGACAGCCCACAGGCGCTCCGCGGCGCGATCCAAGAAGCGACTGCGCAGTTGACTCCCCGTCACGACTGCAAGAGTACGCGGCACGCCAAGGATGGCGGAACGGGTTTGGCTGGCGGCTTGCCCGGTCTGGGGTCGAGCGTGATCAGAGGGCTGTGCACTGGTTGGTGATTCGGACAAGCTTTGGATCTGGCCGAAATGTACACAAAGGGCCTCCGAGTCTTGCTCGATTCGGGACTCGGACCGTGGAGGTGGCTAGAGCCGTGAAGGGGACCAGTCACCTCTACGACGTACCCCTTCTCTGGCATCAGGTGGTTGCATGCTGTGCGCAGCCCGGGCGCTGGCCGGGCTGGAGCGGGGCGGAGACAGAAGCGCAGGCCCGGCCGGCGCCCGGGCCGCGCGCGGTGAGCGGAGCGAGCCGCCTTGATGACGTAGAGAAAGTCTGAGCCAACTCGGCTTGTGCTATAGCTTGAACGAGAGCTCAAGCTCGTCGCCAGGAAGGTGGAACTCCTCCAGGGCGAGGGGCATTTCCGACTCGGTGAGAGTCACGCGAATGATGTGCAGCAGCGGAACCCCGTCGGCGAGCCGAAGCGCTTGAGCCTGGTCCGGCAGGGGCATCCGGGTGCGTACGTACTCCGTGAAGTGGAGTTCGTGGCGCAGGTCGGCCAGCGCGGTGTAGAGCTCTGGCGCCGGCGGCGGTGCCTCTTCCTCGTATTTGGTGTCGACGAGTACTGAGAACGGCACGTAGGTCCGGTGGAGTTGGCGCAAGTGGCCGTGGTCCGCGGTCTGTAGGGCGTCGTACGTGAACATCGGCTCGCCCGGCGGGATGCGGAGTAGGTCCGCCAGGGCTAGCGGGGCGTCGGTGCGGGTGGCTACCGGTGGTTCGGCGTCCGTCCAGCGGATGCCGTCGGCCTCGACGTAGCGGCCGTCCGGAGTGCGGCGTACGCCGCGAGGGCGCGTGTGGCTGGGTCGGCTGTGGGGGGAGCGGGCGAAGGTGCC from Streptomyces sp. CB09001 includes the following:
- a CDS encoding RNA-directed DNA polymerase; translation: MTGSQLRSRFLDRAAERLWAVEGRLDLPDVINFRDLRPFWKDYRSEVLEHLHNTQYTPNHIELVEHPKDYISTRPLARLSVQDRLIYEALAFEVAESIDPLLSDSVFNHRSRHRSVHSVADWKLMRKTARDFLSADKNLLMAKTDIASFYEHVEIDVLSMDLAAFGVGEDVVTQLWGFLNGFERQCHTWGLPQGSAASGILANAYLLPVDNLIQQFDIRFIRYSDDMYLFDSNEEKLRSTLQRINRAFRARHLNMSAPKTRILARKDAEEHLDDMRKDLILYFLGLGKPWAVKDLQDLFLSAVNATPPNERDIKFSLPTLGYRKDDFAFPWALDSIKSWHHLSARILRYLERLPDKRKDLQVTLEKILDQIPTVDYPFLERNIFETAIRCGIRSDVLRAKAWLAVRDRNRSNYPREFAARYIGRLGNSIDGQLLKMEYEGESHIDVRRALLVAMHEADYMPPELLKNLEKGSTILKWTAKYLLRAPDEVPIPKF
- a CDS encoding GntR family transcriptional regulator encodes the protein MPPKNTQPKYRQIADYLREGILDGTFAAGQPLPSEEALAKQFGVTRPTVRQGLSELRASGLVEAIMGRGTFARSPHSRPSHTRPRGVRRTPDGRYVEADGIRWTDAEPPVATRTDAPLALADLLRIPPGEPMFTYDALQTADHGHLRQLHRTYVPFSVLVDTKYEEEAPPPAPELYTALADLRHELHFTEYVRTRMPLPDQAQALRLADGVPLLHIIRVTLTESEMPLALEEFHLPGDELELSFKL